The Streptomyces venezuelae genomic interval CCGGCGGAGGGTCAGCGCGCGGGCGGCGGGGCCGTCGAGCCGCGGACGACGAGCTCGGGCTCGAAGAGCAGTTCCCCGGGGTGGTGCTGGGTGCCCTGGATCTGCGCGATCAGCAGGTCGACGGCGGCGCGCCCCATGGCCTCGATGGGCTGGCGCACCGTCGACAGCGGCGGTTCCGTGCAGGTCATGAACGCGGAGTCGTCGAAACCGACGACCGACACGTCCGCCGGGACCGAGAGCCCGCGACGGCGGGCAGCCCTGATCGCCCCCAAGGCCAGCGGGTCGCTGCCGCAGACGATGCCGGTGGCCCCGCGCTCCAGGAGGCGCGCGGCGGCGGCCTGCCCACCCTCCAGCGAGAAGATCGACCGCTCCACGAGTTCGTCGTCCCACTCCATGCCGGCCGCCTTCGCGGCCACCCGGGCGGCCTCCAGCTTGCGGCGGGACGGCACGTGGTCCTCGGGTCCGAGCACGAGTCCGATCTTCTCGTGGCCCAGCGAGGCGAGGTGGCGCCAGGCCTGCTCGACGGCGACGGCGTCGTCGCAGGAGACGCAGGGGAAGTCGAGGCCCTCGATCGAGGCGTTGACGAGGACGACGGGGATGCTGCGCTCGGCCAGCCGGTAGTAGTGCTCGTGCGGGGCGTCGGCCTGCGCGAACAGCCCGCCGGCGAAGACCATGCCCGACACCTGCTGCTGGAGCAGCAGGTCCACGTAGTCGGCCTCGGAGACACCGCCCTTGGTCTGCGTGCAGAGCACCGGGGTGAGCCCCTGCTGGGCGAGCGCACCGCCGATGACCTCGGCGAACGCCGGGAAGATCGGATTCTGGAGCTCCGGCAGGACGAGACCGACGAGCCTGGCGCGCTCGCCTCGCAGCTGCGTCGGCCGTTCGTAACCGAGCACGTCGAGCGCCGTCAGCACGGACTGCCGGGTCGCATCCGAGACTCCGGGCTTGCCGTTGAGGACACGGCTCACCGTCGCCTCGCTGACCCCCACCTTCTTCGCCACCTGAGCAAGTCGTCGCGTCATACACGCAAGTCTAGCGCAAATAACGCAAGAGAATTGCGTCAGTTCGGCAAACTCGGTGGGCTTCATGACGCAAGAGCGCGCCCTCCGTCAGCGACGCGGTGACATCCCCGCCGACGGACTGCGTCAGGTGCCTCGCAGCCAGACGGCGATGTCCGGGGGCAGGGTGCCGGTGGGGTCGAGGGGGCCGCTGGTGAGGAGGAGGCTGTGGTGGGCGGGGAGTTGCACGGAGTCCGCGGAGAGATTGACGACGCAGGTCAGGCCGTCGTCACGCGTGAAGGCGAGGACGCCGTCGGGGGCGGGGAGCCAGGTCAGCGTACCGTCACCGAAGCCCGGCTCAGAGCGGCGCATGCCGAGGGCCGTGCGGTAGAGAGCGAGCATGGAGCCGGGATCGGCGCTCTGCCGGTCGAC includes:
- a CDS encoding LacI family DNA-binding transcriptional regulator, producing the protein MTRRLAQVAKKVGVSEATVSRVLNGKPGVSDATRQSVLTALDVLGYERPTQLRGERARLVGLVLPELQNPIFPAFAEVIGGALAQQGLTPVLCTQTKGGVSEADYVDLLLQQQVSGMVFAGGLFAQADAPHEHYYRLAERSIPVVLVNASIEGLDFPCVSCDDAVAVEQAWRHLASLGHEKIGLVLGPEDHVPSRRKLEAARVAAKAAGMEWDDELVERSIFSLEGGQAAAARLLERGATGIVCGSDPLALGAIRAARRRGLSVPADVSVVGFDDSAFMTCTEPPLSTVRQPIEAMGRAAVDLLIAQIQGTQHHPGELLFEPELVVRGSTAPPPAR